The Prosthecobacter debontii genomic sequence CTCGATGCAAGCCGTTTTTGCAGGTGGAAACAAGTCTTCCTACACATTTAGCTAGCCGTGCTGGATTCGATAAGCTTGCGCACGTTGGGTGCATATTCTTCCGTGACCATGATCTTGTTAGGATAGATCCACACAATGAACGTATCGTCTTCCGACTGAAAGTAGATGATCCAATCGTTACGGGCGCTTGATAGTACTTTTTGAACGCTAGAGTGTGTTATGAACTTTGAAAAGGCGCTGTACAATGGGTGAAAGAGTGGGCATAAGCTTGGGATGGCAGCCAAAACAGTGAAACCCAAGCCTCCGTATCCCACCGATGTCAGCGATGAAGAGTGGCAGTTCTGCCGCCCTTACCTTGAACTCATGACGGAAGAGGCTCCGCAACGGGAGCACTCCTTGCGCGATGTGTTCAATGCCGTTCGTTATGTCGTCCGGGCTGGTTGCCCTTGGAGAATGCTGCCCCATGACCTGCCGCCCTGGGCCATTGTTTACCAGCAATGGCAGCGCTGGATCAAGGCTGGGTGCTTGGAGGCCATGGCGCATGATCTGCGCATGCTTTTACGAATGCTCTCTGACAAGAACGCCCAGCCCAGCGCTGTGATC encodes the following:
- a CDS encoding IS5 family transposase; amino-acid sequence: MAAKTVKPKPPYPTDVSDEEWQFCRPYLELMTEEAPQREHSLRDVFNAVRYVVRAGCPWRMLPHDLPPWAIVYQQWQRWIKAGCLEAMAHDLRMLLRMLSDKNAQPSAVILDGRTMQSTPESGARAGYDGYKRKKGSKVHIAVDTLGHLLALKITAANEQERAQVGELAQKLQEVTGEKVE